A single region of the Epinephelus moara isolate mb chromosome 14, YSFRI_EMoa_1.0, whole genome shotgun sequence genome encodes:
- the cipca gene encoding CLOCK-interacting pacemaker a, with protein MSGFTRPDRHRTPSFTRATHLGASKSDLERDSGFSDASSEYLSAVDLTDSEDAGRNGSIVGQDPAGPQVAVMGGSYAGLSPMIIMNNFVLKQPSQMAPAEKQWGFPSPLEVMPQSQVVLLQPMVSNGSNSAPKTGSENVRQSKSYMPILKSYPRIAPHPADLPTKRVGSSKVRVSSTSGYDQRQRRHHHSHRLYSPPSPQPTLQPTLKPISNFEAANNQLQSAESQEQLSDRSLSLLAGTSSLLPYTDEYRTDIDSNRMDSDQDDALSVDTNKLKRFSNTYNILNKSGLLGITMRTKQLIKENKRTQGELQQLQEQTALLLEALSSGDPQLWTKLQLSLQHTDKEQCGAKAQSVPA; from the exons ATGAGCGGTTTTACCAGACCCGACAGACACAGGACACCGTCATTCACCCGGGCAACACACCTTGGAGCATCCAAGTCTGACCTAGAGAGAGATTCAGGCTTCTCAG ATGCCAGCTCTGAGTACCTCAGTGCAGTTGATCTGACTGACTCTGAAGATGCAGGAAGGAATGGGTCGATAGTCGGCCAGGACCCAGCTGGTCCGCAGGTGGCTGTGATGGGAGGCTCATATGCTGGACTCTCTCCAATGATCATCATGAATAACTTTGTCTTAAAGCAG CCTTCCCAGATGGCTCCAGCAGAGAAACAGTGGGGCTTTCCTTCACCATTGGAAGTGATGCCCCAGTCACAGGTGGTTCTTCTTCAACCCATGGTATCAAATGGTAGCAACAGCGCTCCAAAGACTGGCTCTGAAAATGTCAGACAATCCAAAAGCTACATGCCCATCCTCAAGTCATATCCCAGAATCGCCCCACACCCAGCGGACCTGCCCACTAAGAGGGTGGGATCCTCCAAGGTGAGGGTGAGTTCAACGTCAGGATATGACCAGCGACAGAGGAGGCACCACCACAGCCACAGACTCTACAGCCCCCCCAGCCCACAGCCAACACTGCAGCCTACCCTCAAGCCCATCTCCAACTTTGAAGCAGCAAACAACCAgttacaatcagctgagagtCAGGAGCAACTCAGTGACAGGTCTCTCTCCCTGCTGGCAGGGACCAGCTCTCTGCTCCCCTACACAGATGAATACAGGACAGATATTGACAGCAACAGGATGGATAGTGACCAGGACGACGCCCTCTCAGTGGACACTAACAAACTGAAACGTTTCAGCAATACCTACAACATTCTCAACAAATCCGGCTTGCTGGGGATCACCATGCGCACAAAGCAGCTGATCAAGGAGAATAAGCGCACCCAAGGTGAACTGCAGCAGCTTCAGGAGCAGACGGCTCTGCTGCTGGAGGCTCTGAGCAGCGGAGACCCGCAGCTCTGGACTAAACTGCAGCTCTCTCTGCAGCACACAGACAAGGAGCAGTGTGGAGCGAAAGCTCAGAGTGTGCCTGCCTAA
- the zdhhc22 gene encoding palmitoyltransferase ZDHHC22, translating to MFTRMLKLRLLNAVAPAYFFMATAATFVLHFCFFIPTIFPNPDTSLRGSTTLHTVVFLFLMFNALGNYIMTIKYPAESTNETVVPVCSAHCSDKVDAHYLLNGRHFCKLCKKVILKRDHHCFFTGNCIGNKNMRYFIMFCIYTSCTCLYSLVLGVAFLTVEYSISFENPLTFLTLLPLSTGYFFMGTISGLQLFLVLMLYVWLGIGLVCAGFCCQQVLLVARGQTWCQMQRGQLVENRTPWRNNLKDVFGTRWILGLILPVQTAQSCSEDTDANNKQD from the exons ATGTTCACCCGGATGTTAAAGCTGAGGCTCCTCAATGCTGTAGCACCTGCCTACTTCTTCATGGCTACAGCGGCCACCTTCGTTTTGCACTTCTGCTTTTTCATCCCAACAATCTTCCCAAACCCGGACACATCACTGAGGGGGTCTACAACTCTTCACACAGTCGTTTTCCTTTTCTTGATGTTCAATGCACTGGGAAATTACATAATGACTATTAAGTATCCTGCTGAGAGCACCAATGAGACTGTGGTTCCGGTGTGTTCGGCGCACTGCTCGGACAAAGTGGATGCACACTACCTCCTGAACGGTCGCCACTTCTGCAAATTGTGCAAGAAAGTAATTCTCAAGAGGGATCACCACTGCTTTTTTACCGGAAACTGCATCGGCAACAAGAACATGCGCTACTTCATCATGTTCTGCATTTACACGTCGTGCACCTGTTTGTACTCCCTGGTTCTTGGTGTGGCCTTTCTAACAGTGGAGTACTCCATCTCCTTTGAGAACCCGCTGACCTTCCTgactcttctccctctctccactggTTACTTCTTCATGG GAACAATCTCAGGCTTGCAGTTATTCCTGGTGCTGATGCTCTACGTGTGGCTGGGCATCGGCCTGGTCTGTGCAGGCTTCTGTTGCCAGCAGGTGCTGCTGGTGGCCCGGGGACAGACCTGGTGTCAGATGCAGAGGGGGCAGCTCGTGGAGAACCGCACGCCCTGGAGAAACAACCTTAAGGATGTGTTTGGTACCCGCTGGATCCTTGGCCTTATCCTGCCTGTGCAGACTGCACAGTCGTGCTCTGAAGACACAGATGCGAATAATAAGCAAGACTGA